The Armatimonadota bacterium genome includes a window with the following:
- a CDS encoding glycosyl transferase family 1 has product MRVLLISHTCQSATAGQPKAVELARLGVELCVLVPDRWRDYGRWRTPDEPASPPYRFVKGRVMWPWAGPAQFYLHWYPGLGRLLRDFRPDILDLWEEPWGLVSAHACRLRGRIAPWCKIVSETEQNIDKTLPPPFEGFRSYTLKSADFVIGRNREAIEIVRRKGYRGPAQVVPNAVDPELFRPMDRAACREQFGIHGFTAGYAGRLVEEKGLDDFLEALALCRGELNAVIVGDGPHRDHLVRRAQELGLDSRARFLPAVPFTDLPAFMNAIDVFVLPSRTTRRWKEQFGRVIIEAHACGTPVIGSDSGAIPEVLGDGGWIIPERNPSALALALEEARASGLPQVRREEITHRAREHFSWKAVARKYAGIYSGLTNGRSDHHNA; this is encoded by the coding sequence TTGCGGGTGTTGCTGATCTCTCACACGTGCCAGTCCGCGACCGCCGGCCAGCCGAAAGCCGTGGAGCTTGCGCGCCTGGGCGTGGAACTCTGCGTGCTGGTGCCGGATCGCTGGCGGGACTACGGGCGCTGGCGGACTCCCGACGAGCCGGCCTCCCCACCCTACCGGTTCGTAAAAGGACGCGTGATGTGGCCCTGGGCCGGTCCCGCACAGTTCTATCTCCACTGGTATCCCGGACTGGGACGGCTGTTGCGGGACTTCCGGCCTGATATTCTGGATCTGTGGGAGGAGCCGTGGGGACTGGTGAGCGCCCACGCCTGCCGGCTGCGCGGGCGCATTGCTCCGTGGTGCAAGATTGTATCGGAAACTGAGCAGAACATAGACAAGACTCTTCCGCCACCGTTCGAGGGCTTCCGCAGTTACACTCTCAAGAGCGCCGACTTCGTGATTGGCAGAAACCGGGAGGCTATCGAGATCGTGCGGCGAAAGGGGTACAGAGGGCCGGCTCAAGTGGTGCCGAATGCCGTCGACCCGGAGCTTTTCCGGCCGATGGACCGCGCCGCGTGTCGGGAGCAGTTCGGCATCCACGGTTTCACTGCCGGGTATGCCGGCCGGCTGGTGGAAGAGAAGGGGCTTGATGATTTTCTGGAAGCCCTTGCCCTGTGTCGTGGTGAGCTGAATGCCGTGATCGTCGGCGACGGCCCGCATCGGGATCACCTGGTTCGGCGAGCGCAGGAACTGGGACTGGACAGCCGTGCACGATTCCTGCCCGCAGTCCCCTTCACGGACCTTCCCGCGTTCATGAACGCAATCGATGTCTTCGTGCTGCCTTCCCGGACCACAAGGCGATGGAAGGAGCAGTTCGGAAGGGTTATCATTGAAGCGCACGCCTGCGGAACGCCGGTCATCGGGTCGGACTCGGGTGCCATCCCAGAAGTGTTGGGCGACGGGGGATGGATCATCCCGGAGCGCAACCCCTCCGCACTGGCGCTGGCTCTGGAGGAGGCAAGAGCATCCGGCCTGCCCCAGGTGCGGCGTGAGGAGATCACCCATCGCGCCCGTGAACATTTTTCCTGGAAGGCAGTGGCGAGAAAGTACGCAGGGATTTACAGCGGCCTGACCAACGGAAGATCGGACCACCACAATGCCTGA
- a CDS encoding ABC transporter: MGAESDIAIRIRGLGKAYRIVHGQEKHTTLGEAIMHRVRHPFQRLERETFWALRDVDLDIRRGDVVGIIGRNGAGKSTLLKILSRITEPTTGEVDIYGRVGSLLEVGTGFHPELTGRENIFLNGAILGMKRREILRHFDAIVEFAGVEKFLDTPVKRYSSGMYVRLAFAVAAHLNPEILLVDEVLAVGDAEFQKKCLGKMKEVSTQEGRTVLFVSHNMAAVEGLCGVTIHLQSGRVMNTGPSKDVIEAYLGSTPRAGSDVDLDSHPSRGRGSVSILKRVRLVDAEGNPTSVAVMGRPVIFELLVDPPHPIRSPQMGIGLDTLYGQRICTVHTRLTGEVLPAIEGPTLVRCTIPFWRLMPGRYVVKFAVGTLAEDLDVLERALTLDVEPADVFGSGQLPSATQGVVLQEAEWSVESCLGAAIQ, encoded by the coding sequence ATGGGAGCAGAGTCGGACATCGCAATACGCATAAGAGGGCTCGGGAAGGCGTACCGCATCGTCCACGGGCAGGAGAAGCACACCACCCTGGGCGAGGCCATTATGCACCGCGTCCGCCACCCCTTCCAGAGGCTGGAGCGCGAGACCTTCTGGGCCCTCCGGGACGTGGACCTAGACATCAGGCGTGGCGATGTCGTCGGCATCATCGGCAGAAACGGAGCCGGCAAGAGCACCCTGCTGAAGATCCTCTCCCGCATCACGGAGCCCACCACCGGGGAGGTGGACATTTACGGGCGCGTGGGCAGTCTGCTGGAGGTGGGCACCGGGTTTCATCCCGAGCTTACCGGCAGGGAGAACATCTTCCTGAACGGGGCCATTCTGGGGATGAAGCGGCGGGAGATTCTGCGCCACTTCGATGCCATTGTGGAGTTTGCTGGGGTGGAGAAGTTTCTGGACACTCCGGTGAAGCGCTACTCCAGCGGGATGTATGTGCGTCTTGCGTTTGCGGTGGCGGCGCATCTGAACCCGGAGATCCTGCTGGTGGACGAGGTTCTGGCGGTGGGGGATGCGGAGTTCCAGAAGAAGTGCCTGGGCAAGATGAAGGAGGTCAGCACCCAGGAGGGACGCACTGTCCTGTTCGTCAGCCACAACATGGCGGCGGTGGAGGGTCTGTGTGGCGTGACCATTCATCTTCAGTCCGGGCGAGTGATGAATACCGGGCCCAGCAAAGACGTCATTGAAGCGTATCTGGGGTCCACGCCACGAGCAGGCTCCGACGTGGATCTTGATTCGCATCCGTCCAGAGGACGCGGGAGCGTCAGTATTCTGAAGCGAGTCAGGCTGGTGGATGCGGAAGGAAATCCGACCAGCGTCGCCGTAATGGGGCGTCCCGTAATCTTCGAGCTATTGGTGGACCCGCCCCACCCAATCCGGTCGCCCCAGATGGGGATCGGCCTAGACACGCTCTACGGGCAGCGCATCTGTACGGTGCATACGCGCCTGACGGGAGAAGTCTTACCGGCAATCGAGGGGCCCACTCTGGTGCGGTGCACCATCCCATTCTGGCGATTGATGCCCGGGCGATATGTCGTCAAATTCGCTGTCGGCACGCTGGCCGAGGATCTGGACGTGCTGGAACGCGCTCTCACGCTGGATGTGGAGCCTGCAGACGTTTTCGGATCTGGTCAGTTGCCAAGCGCCACGCAAGGTGTGGTGCTGCAGGAGGCCGAATGGTCCGTGGAATCCTGTCTGGGAGCAGCCATCCAGTGA
- a CDS encoding putative glycosyl transferase: MPDPIRVLYLDHTAKLSGGEIALLRLLQALDRSVVEPVVVLGENGPLEPKMREAGIEVHVLELDAEVREIRKGTLGAAGIRHLVRVPRLLGYARRIARFASDRQVNVIHTNSLKSDIYGAFAAKMAGLPVVWHIRDGIHSGYLPKPAVFVFRWLARTLPDYVVANSSATLESLRLGAKARKDVIFSGGPVRTGKNTLPTMVLYDGVHTKTFGRRTIETQRTLNPVGAISERPIIGIVGRIAPWKGQDVFLQAAETVLQRGYAGLFWIVGSALFGEADFEQQLRRRAGSGILQGKVQFLGFREDMEDILGELDILVHASTVPEPFGQVIIEGMAAGLPVIASDAGGPREIITHGVSGLLSPPGDAVALAEAIIELLENPGQARAIAQAGRRHVEQHFSVRSSAEKVERIYREIATNRIHQRESRARRSERSGSDRLK, encoded by the coding sequence ATGCCTGATCCGATCCGCGTGCTCTACCTCGATCATACGGCGAAGCTGAGCGGGGGTGAGATTGCCCTCCTGCGGCTCTTGCAAGCGCTGGACCGTTCGGTTGTGGAACCGGTCGTCGTGCTGGGCGAAAACGGGCCTCTTGAGCCCAAGATGCGCGAGGCGGGGATAGAAGTACACGTATTGGAGCTGGACGCGGAGGTCCGGGAGATTCGCAAGGGGACACTGGGAGCGGCTGGAATCCGGCATCTGGTTCGCGTCCCGCGCCTGCTCGGCTACGCCCGTCGCATCGCCCGATTCGCTTCGGACCGGCAGGTGAACGTCATTCACACTAACTCCCTGAAATCGGACATCTACGGAGCCTTTGCCGCCAAGATGGCAGGACTGCCGGTGGTGTGGCACATCCGTGATGGAATCCACTCCGGCTACCTGCCAAAGCCCGCGGTCTTCGTTTTTCGCTGGCTGGCTCGAACGCTTCCGGACTACGTGGTAGCAAACTCGTCGGCCACCCTCGAGAGCCTGCGACTTGGAGCAAAGGCGCGGAAAGACGTCATCTTCAGCGGAGGTCCGGTCAGGACGGGGAAAAACACTCTCCCGACCATGGTGCTCTACGATGGCGTCCATACAAAGACATTCGGGAGACGAACCATCGAGACCCAGCGGACCCTCAACCCAGTCGGGGCAATTTCGGAGCGCCCCATTATTGGAATCGTCGGCCGCATTGCTCCCTGGAAGGGCCAGGATGTTTTTCTCCAGGCGGCGGAGACGGTGCTGCAAAGAGGATACGCAGGTCTGTTCTGGATTGTCGGCTCGGCTTTGTTCGGAGAGGCGGACTTCGAACAGCAGCTTCGCCGCAGGGCGGGAAGCGGAATACTGCAGGGTAAGGTGCAGTTCCTGGGTTTCCGCGAAGATATGGAGGATATCCTGGGAGAGCTGGACATTCTTGTTCACGCGAGCACCGTGCCGGAACCGTTCGGGCAGGTGATCATCGAGGGTATGGCCGCAGGGCTGCCGGTCATCGCCTCGGATGCCGGAGGTCCTCGCGAGATCATCACTCACGGCGTGAGCGGGCTCCTTTCGCCGCCGGGCGACGCTGTGGCCCTGGCTGAAGCCATCATCGAACTGCTGGAAAACCCGGGGCAGGCGCGCGCCATCGCCCAGGCGGGGAGGCGTCACGTGGAACAACACTTTTCCGTCCGCTCTTCGGCCGAGAAAGTGGAACGGATATACCGGGAGATCGCCACTAACCGTATTCATCAGAGGGAGAGCAGAGCAAGACGGTCTGAACGCAGTGGTTCGGATCGTCTGAAGTAA
- a CDS encoding transport permease protein produces MGVDAKAAHAATPHLRIRPPGRWAALNLREVWNYRDLLMTLAWRDVKLRYRQTALGALWVVFQPLMAAGIFTVIFGRVAQLGGGPIPYFVLSFAGMMAWGLFSGTVTKSSTCLIGNAHLVSKIYFPRLVLPLSTVFGVLIDFAVSFGLMAFLMASFRLVPPIEILLLPVWMLLLLMIALGIGFFAAALTVSYRDVQYVLPVIVQFLLYASPVGYSLEKAMEKLPASFHWFFLANPLSGLLEAFRWSLLGMAPPPPGLLAYSAGFAFVVFILGAFSFRRMERNFADVI; encoded by the coding sequence TTGGGGGTTGACGCGAAGGCAGCTCACGCGGCTACGCCGCATCTGAGGATCCGTCCGCCGGGCCGGTGGGCAGCTCTGAACCTGCGGGAGGTCTGGAACTACCGGGACCTGCTGATGACACTCGCCTGGCGGGACGTGAAGCTGCGCTACCGGCAGACGGCGCTGGGAGCGCTGTGGGTGGTGTTCCAGCCCCTGATGGCCGCCGGGATCTTCACCGTCATCTTCGGGCGCGTTGCACAGCTGGGCGGCGGACCCATTCCGTATTTTGTGCTGTCGTTCGCCGGAATGATGGCGTGGGGGCTTTTCAGCGGGACGGTGACGAAGAGCAGCACCTGTCTCATTGGAAACGCTCATCTGGTCAGCAAGATCTACTTCCCCAGGCTGGTGCTCCCGCTGTCCACGGTGTTCGGGGTGCTGATAGACTTCGCCGTTTCCTTCGGATTGATGGCGTTCCTGATGGCCTCCTTCCGGCTTGTGCCGCCCATAGAGATCCTGCTGCTGCCGGTATGGATGCTGCTTCTGCTGATGATCGCGCTTGGCATCGGCTTTTTCGCCGCTGCTCTCACGGTGAGCTATCGTGATGTCCAGTACGTTCTGCCGGTGATCGTGCAGTTCCTGCTGTATGCCTCGCCGGTGGGATACTCGCTTGAGAAGGCGATGGAGAAGCTGCCCGCCAGCTTCCACTGGTTCTTCCTGGCAAATCCGCTTTCCGGTTTGCTGGAGGCGTTCCGGTGGTCGTTGCTGGGAATGGCCCCACCCCCTCCGGGCCTGCTGGCCTATTCTGCAGGGTTCGCATTCGTGGTGTTCATTCTGGGCGCGTTCTCGTTCCGGCGGATGGAGCGCAACTTCGCAGACGTGATCTGA
- a CDS encoding glycosyl transferase: MRVLHLLDTPHVAGTEKHVLTLAEASVKLCGTQTGIVCLKGSPLERAALALGIETLPLFKGKNILSQVASLTAQGVRNADILHCHNGRTLLGASIVSRNCRPRVVYTQHFLDPGFQKHWGPIRAVYRWGHQAVNSRVAHFIAVSEEAKRRMVEREGVSADRITVIPNGIAPDLSRVRSRVDVRRELGIGEQTPMAVCVSRLEQEKDVGTLVRAMVEVRRELPDAMCVIVGDGSQRAALESLAHQQGLSEAVLFAGHLGDALSVIGAGDLLVLSSIAEPFGLVLLEAMALSKAVVATDAGGPREIVLNGKTGLLAPPRDPVALAGAMTRLLSDRTEAQALGERGRCRFLERYTADRMARDTLQVYRRVLDGS; the protein is encoded by the coding sequence ATGAGAGTTCTTCACCTGCTGGATACACCCCACGTCGCCGGCACAGAGAAACATGTCCTGACGCTGGCTGAGGCATCGGTGAAGCTCTGCGGAACACAAACAGGCATCGTATGCCTGAAGGGAAGCCCTCTGGAACGCGCAGCTCTGGCGCTCGGCATTGAGACCTTGCCGTTATTCAAAGGCAAGAACATCCTGTCTCAAGTTGCGAGCCTCACGGCACAGGGCGTCCGGAATGCCGATATTCTGCATTGCCACAACGGCCGGACACTGCTCGGTGCCAGCATCGTTTCACGAAACTGCCGTCCGCGCGTCGTTTACACTCAACACTTCCTCGATCCGGGGTTTCAAAAGCACTGGGGACCCATCCGGGCGGTTTATCGATGGGGCCACCAGGCCGTTAACTCCCGCGTTGCCCATTTCATTGCCGTCTCGGAAGAAGCGAAGAGAAGGATGGTTGAGCGGGAGGGCGTTTCGGCGGATCGGATCACGGTTATCCCGAACGGCATCGCGCCCGACCTGAGCCGCGTGAGGAGCCGCGTAGATGTACGTCGGGAATTAGGCATTGGCGAGCAGACTCCGATGGCAGTCTGCGTGAGCCGCCTTGAGCAGGAGAAAGACGTCGGCACACTGGTCAGGGCTATGGTGGAGGTGCGACGGGAACTGCCGGACGCGATGTGCGTGATCGTGGGAGATGGAAGCCAACGGGCGGCGCTGGAGTCGCTTGCGCACCAGCAGGGGCTTTCGGAGGCAGTGCTCTTCGCCGGCCATTTGGGAGATGCTTTGAGCGTGATCGGGGCGGGGGACTTGCTGGTGCTTTCAAGCATCGCAGAGCCATTCGGCCTAGTCCTTTTAGAAGCAATGGCCCTAAGCAAGGCCGTGGTCGCCACGGACGCTGGAGGACCGCGCGAGATAGTCCTGAACGGCAAGACAGGCCTGCTTGCTCCACCCAGGGACCCTGTGGCCTTGGCCGGTGCGATGACCAGGCTGCTGAGTGATCGCACTGAAGCCCAGGCACTGGGTGAAAGGGGGCGGTGCCGCTTCCTGGAACGGTATACGGCGGATCGGATGGCTCGCGACACCTTGCAGGTCTATCGGCGTGTGCTGGATGGGAGCTGA
- a CDS encoding glycosyl transferase: protein MSVSPLVSAIVVSYNTRDMTLECLRALKADLAGMPSETWVVDNASSDGSAEAVEKHFPEVHVLQSGRNAGFGAANNMAMERARGDLFLLVNSDAFLRPGCARGLADCLERHPDAAVAGPRIVRPDGSLQISCFRFPSPGRSVLENLFVASLFPNHPALGDYRRWAHDIEREVDWVIGACMLVRRKAYEQVGGFDERFFMYAEETDWQKRMRAAGWKVWFTPAGETVHVGGGSGQKSKTAITAFHRSKEDFFFKHYGLAGVLTNRLTSIAGALCRVPVYACLSLLKRDDRLASIRRREWQEVLWWNLTASRRAGRCP from the coding sequence TTGAGCGTTAGTCCGCTGGTTTCGGCCATTGTGGTGAGCTACAACACGCGGGACATGACTCTGGAGTGTCTTCGCGCGCTGAAGGCTGACCTCGCCGGGATGCCGTCGGAGACATGGGTGGTGGACAACGCCTCCAGCGACGGAAGCGCGGAGGCGGTGGAGAAGCACTTTCCGGAGGTCCACGTTCTGCAAAGCGGGCGCAACGCCGGATTCGGAGCCGCGAACAACATGGCGATGGAGCGGGCACGAGGGGATCTTTTTTTGCTGGTCAACAGCGACGCGTTCCTTCGTCCGGGATGCGCCCGGGGGCTGGCGGACTGCCTGGAGCGTCATCCCGATGCGGCCGTTGCGGGGCCGAGGATCGTCCGCCCGGATGGAAGCCTGCAGATCTCCTGCTTCCGCTTTCCATCGCCGGGACGGTCCGTACTGGAAAACCTGTTCGTGGCTTCGCTTTTCCCGAACCATCCCGCGCTGGGTGATTACCGGCGCTGGGCACACGACATCGAACGGGAGGTGGACTGGGTGATCGGCGCGTGCATGCTGGTGCGCCGGAAGGCATACGAACAGGTGGGGGGGTTCGACGAGCGGTTTTTCATGTACGCCGAGGAGACGGACTGGCAGAAGCGCATGAGGGCTGCGGGCTGGAAGGTGTGGTTTACCCCTGCAGGCGAGACGGTCCATGTGGGAGGGGGGAGTGGCCAGAAAAGTAAGACCGCAATCACTGCGTTCCACCGCTCCAAGGAGGATTTCTTCTTCAAGCACTACGGCCTGGCGGGTGTTCTGACCAACCGTCTCACCAGCATTGCCGGTGCACTCTGCCGGGTTCCTGTTTACGCGTGCCTTAGCCTGCTGAAACGCGACGACCGGTTGGCTTCCATCCGGCGCCGCGAATGGCAGGAGGTGCTGTGGTGGAACCTTACGGCCAGCCGGAGGGCGGGGCGGTGTCCTTAG
- a CDS encoding type 11 methyltransferase, whose protein sequence is MPKMHTSLKRMLPRSLVRKLLLVKYRGSAYACPCCHYQARQFWPSGVNQKPNTLCPSCGSLERHRLLWLFFQRHPELLRRSQRILHVAPERQIEQLLRSIPEVKYLSAGLESPPAEVCMDLTNTGMQDKSFDGIVCCHVLEHIPNDGAALRELYRILAPGGWAILQVPVDYARQTTYEDPNIISPGDRLREFGQEDHVRVYGRDYEDRLRNAGFRVDVHWLQETLGADQIDYYRLDPEERIFLCWKTAEGERLNRP, encoded by the coding sequence TTGCCTAAAATGCACACATCATTGAAGCGAATGCTGCCCCGCAGCCTGGTTCGGAAGCTGCTGTTGGTGAAATATCGAGGCTCCGCCTATGCCTGTCCATGCTGCCATTACCAGGCGCGGCAGTTCTGGCCATCCGGGGTCAACCAGAAGCCGAACACGCTTTGTCCATCCTGCGGTTCCCTTGAGCGGCACAGATTGCTCTGGCTTTTTTTCCAGCGGCACCCGGAGCTGCTTCGCCGCAGTCAGAGGATCCTCCATGTGGCGCCTGAACGGCAAATCGAGCAGCTGCTCAGGAGCATCCCCGAAGTAAAGTATCTCAGTGCGGGTTTGGAGTCGCCCCCGGCTGAGGTTTGTATGGACTTGACGAATACAGGCATGCAAGACAAGTCTTTCGATGGCATTGTCTGTTGCCACGTGCTGGAGCATATCCCAAATGACGGCGCCGCACTGCGGGAACTCTATAGGATCCTGGCGCCGGGTGGCTGGGCAATCCTGCAGGTGCCTGTTGATTATGCCAGGCAGACGACTTACGAAGACCCTAATATTATTTCACCGGGAGACAGGCTACGGGAGTTCGGACAGGAAGATCACGTCCGCGTGTATGGACGTGACTATGAAGATAGATTGAGGAATGCAGGTTTTCGGGTGGATGTTCACTGGCTCCAGGAAACACTTGGAGCGGACCAGATAGACTACTACCGGCTTGATCCCGAGGAGCGCATCTTCCTATGCTGGAAGACTGCCGAAGGCGAACGGCTCAATAGGCCGTGA
- the epsH gene encoding exosortase A, translated as MMESREGGVSPEAARGFAQELAEGWEALKRAPRGVLLLVALLVALYAPVVAEAAKIWVKDENQAHGVFIFPISLFLLWMLRREIRAAKPQPTALGVWLLGFGLLIQTASWVLGIKWFPMLSLIPVIAGTVLALHGKNLWKVVAFPVCFLFFAAPMPDIIILPLSTEVQNQSTTGSVILMSSLGYPLIQTGNRIDTPTISVEVAEVCSGFKKLTALVAFAFLYGYVFNVSLWRRAVLVLAAYPIALLANIIRICALIFIGSAWGQHALEGAHDWAELSVLVISFGLFVLLGRILGCRELRFAL; from the coding sequence ATGATGGAGTCGCGAGAAGGAGGGGTGTCGCCGGAGGCGGCACGCGGTTTTGCTCAGGAACTGGCCGAAGGGTGGGAGGCGCTGAAGCGGGCGCCGCGCGGCGTATTGTTACTGGTGGCACTACTGGTGGCGCTGTATGCCCCGGTGGTAGCGGAAGCGGCGAAGATCTGGGTGAAGGATGAGAACCAGGCGCACGGGGTCTTCATCTTTCCCATTTCCCTGTTCTTGCTCTGGATGCTGCGCAGGGAGATCCGCGCGGCCAAGCCGCAGCCCACAGCACTCGGCGTTTGGCTCCTGGGCTTCGGCCTTCTGATCCAGACGGCGTCCTGGGTTCTGGGCATCAAATGGTTCCCGATGCTTTCGCTGATCCCCGTGATCGCAGGAACGGTGCTGGCGCTGCACGGGAAGAATCTGTGGAAGGTGGTAGCGTTCCCCGTCTGCTTCCTGTTCTTCGCCGCGCCGATGCCGGACATCATCATACTGCCGCTCAGCACGGAGGTTCAGAACCAGAGCACCACCGGATCGGTCATCCTGATGAGCAGTCTGGGATATCCGCTGATTCAGACGGGCAACCGGATTGACACCCCCACCATCTCCGTGGAGGTGGCGGAAGTATGCAGCGGATTCAAGAAGCTGACAGCGCTGGTGGCTTTCGCCTTCCTGTACGGCTACGTCTTCAATGTCAGCCTCTGGAGGCGCGCGGTGCTGGTGCTGGCGGCCTATCCCATTGCGCTTCTGGCGAATATCATCCGCATCTGCGCACTGATCTTCATCGGATCGGCGTGGGGCCAGCACGCTCTGGAGGGAGCGCACGACTGGGCGGAGCTCTCGGTGCTGGTCATCTCGTTCGGACTGTTCGTTCTGCTGGGGAGGATCCTTGGATGCAGGGAACTCAGATTCGCCTTGTAG